In the Clostridium beijerinckii genome, one interval contains:
- a CDS encoding methyl-accepting chemotaxis protein, translating to MNREIINSLKDVLPLLKDMLREDIAISITDTEKFIAYYPNEKIPMKLSVNDRIQEGDPYLEAMRTKRVTSNILPKEIFGFVFQGICYPLIDDNGNVFGAVGVAKSLEKQAIIQDSSENIFNSMEQTNAGLEEIASSSQKLASTITNVVNYTKATNKKLEDIDSILISIQNIASQSNLLALNAAIEAARASDAGRGFSVVANEMKKLALLSSESGKKISDIMSQIKESILHIESEISESSLAADSQAAATEEITASIGEITSSTEKLKNIATIK from the coding sequence ATGAACAGAGAAATAATCAACTCACTAAAAGATGTACTTCCATTACTTAAAGACATGCTTAGAGAAGATATAGCCATATCAATTACAGACACTGAAAAATTTATAGCTTATTATCCTAATGAAAAAATACCAATGAAATTAAGTGTAAACGATAGGATCCAAGAAGGTGATCCATACCTTGAAGCTATGAGGACTAAGAGAGTTACTTCAAATATTTTACCAAAAGAGATATTTGGATTTGTATTCCAGGGTATATGCTATCCACTTATTGATGATAATGGAAATGTCTTTGGAGCTGTTGGTGTTGCAAAAAGCCTTGAAAAGCAGGCAATTATTCAGGATTCTTCAGAAAACATTTTCAATTCTATGGAGCAAACTAATGCGGGTCTTGAAGAAATAGCAAGTTCTTCTCAAAAATTGGCCTCAACTATAACTAACGTAGTAAATTATACAAAAGCTACTAATAAAAAGTTAGAAGATATAGATTCAATACTTATATCAATTCAAAATATTGCTTCTCAATCTAATTTGCTAGCGTTAAATGCCGCTATAGAAGCTGCTAGAGCAAGTGATGCTGGCCGTGGATTTAGTGTAGTTGCAAACGAAATGAAAAAATTAGCACTACTTAGTAGTGAGTCAGGTAAGAAAATATCAGACATTATGTCTCAAATAAAAGAATCAATTTTACATATAGAAAGTGAAATATCAGAATCAAGCTTAGCTGCTGATTCACAGGCTGCTGCTACAGAAGAAATAACTGCTTCCATTGGAGAAATAACCAGCTCCACTGAAAAATTAAAAAACATTGCAACAATAAAATAA
- a CDS encoding sensor histidine kinase, with the protein MNQFDELLWKNEIETNKTVSKAMRIVLYFCFAAGFLNLIHVFDAVQNVMVKMNVLLIIPLLLPTILVDIFELKKAWTKYLILTCAVISTGICYTLLTFQTVLMFVIPTILASMYFRKKQLIVVIIESVFNIVMAHLLSFYFLMEPWVEPFTGLKNIMLYGAVPRILQYLCCGSLFYILCNRTSGLMLNYHKFIKDKEVFELEKSIALQKIKYEEREQVSRDIHNSVGHTIMAAIMSLDAAEAVYNMDSKKAIEKIKFANIRMRESLEAIRKAVRGVNTKENGQTIEDVMKLINANVAKLKKDFNLKIRTKIDYSEQQLRTQIISIERIDFLIGALQELVTNSVKHGNATAIIVIINVDRNNINIIVQDNGTGIESMRNYEELLDSGFGIKKIRNYLISIGGILKIENQEGLLVILKIPTRAGDKNE; encoded by the coding sequence ATGAACCAGTTTGATGAGCTATTGTGGAAAAATGAAATAGAAACAAATAAAACAGTGTCAAAGGCGATGCGTATTGTTTTGTATTTTTGCTTTGCAGCAGGATTTTTAAATTTGATTCATGTATTTGATGCCGTGCAGAATGTTATGGTAAAAATGAATGTATTACTTATAATTCCTCTTTTGTTGCCAACAATTTTGGTAGATATATTTGAACTTAAGAAAGCATGGACAAAGTATTTAATACTTACTTGTGCTGTGATTTCTACAGGAATATGCTATACATTATTAACCTTTCAAACAGTTTTAATGTTTGTCATTCCAACAATATTAGCTTCTATGTATTTTAGAAAGAAACAGCTTATAGTAGTAATTATTGAATCAGTATTTAATATAGTGATGGCTCATTTACTTAGCTTTTATTTTTTGATGGAACCATGGGTTGAACCCTTTACTGGATTAAAAAATATAATGCTATATGGAGCTGTGCCAAGAATACTTCAATATTTATGCTGTGGAAGTTTGTTTTATATATTATGTAATCGTACTTCTGGACTCATGCTCAATTATCATAAGTTTATAAAAGATAAAGAGGTTTTTGAACTAGAAAAATCTATTGCTCTGCAGAAGATAAAATATGAGGAGCGGGAGCAGGTAAGCAGAGATATACATAATAGCGTTGGTCATACAATAATGGCAGCGATTATGAGTTTGGATGCAGCAGAAGCAGTTTACAATATGGATTCTAAAAAAGCAATTGAAAAAATAAAATTTGCTAATATAAGAATGCGTGAGAGTCTCGAAGCCATTAGAAAAGCAGTACGTGGGGTAAACACAAAAGAAAATGGACAAACCATAGAAGATGTGATGAAATTAATAAATGCAAATGTTGCGAAATTAAAAAAGGATTTTAATCTCAAAATAAGAACTAAAATTGATTATAGTGAACAGCAATTAAGAACGCAGATTATTAGTATCGAAAGAATTGACTTCTTAATAGGAGCATTGCAGGAACTAGTTACAAATAGTGTAAAGCATGGAAATGCAACGGCTATTATTGTTATTATAAATGTAGATAGAAATAATATAAATATAATAGTTCAGGACAATGGAACAGGTATAGAAAGTATGAGAAATTATGAGGAATTATTGGACTCTGGATTTGGAATTAAAAAAATCAGAAACTACTTAATTTCTATAGGTGGGATTTTAAAAATAGAAAATCAAGAAGGACTTCTGGTAATTCTAAAAATTCCAACAAGAGCAGGTGATAAGAATGAATAA
- a CDS encoding MerR family transcriptional regulator, with amino-acid sequence MTNLYTIGEVSRYMNISTKILRHYDHLNLLKPCYISPDTKYRYFSYDQLFIIDVIRYLNKTLLIPLEDIKNILDENKDYDKLLTFLESHKEQLDKKIAAIEYSKQLTDSMISDIKELKKSPKKIEIYEQYLMSRNFYYLELNTSIYDIDKYVNRHITNITNIDITEHNTMCLLFSLSEYMKTKNLNVKGFGVFSEKKIPQLKFKNLREGRYINQSFIYSEENTMSAINNITKYADIKNMKLDDTAFLVSKMVDLSVSSKYDYLMELQIMHHM; translated from the coding sequence ATGACAAATCTATATACAATCGGAGAAGTATCTCGCTATATGAATATATCAACTAAGATATTGCGTCATTATGACCATTTAAATTTGCTAAAACCTTGCTATATTTCACCAGACACTAAATATAGATATTTTAGTTATGATCAACTTTTTATAATCGATGTGATTCGATATTTAAATAAAACTCTGTTAATTCCATTAGAAGATATCAAAAATATACTTGATGAAAATAAGGATTATGATAAACTATTAACATTTTTAGAGTCTCATAAGGAACAGTTAGATAAAAAGATAGCTGCTATCGAATATTCAAAACAGCTTACAGATAGTATGATATCTGATATAAAAGAATTAAAGAAATCTCCCAAAAAAATTGAAATATATGAACAATATCTAATGAGCAGAAACTTTTATTATCTTGAGCTCAACACCTCTATTTATGATATCGATAAATATGTAAATAGACATATAACTAATATAACTAATATAGATATTACAGAACATAATACTATGTGTTTATTATTCTCCTTATCCGAATATATGAAGACTAAAAATTTAAATGTCAAAGGTTTCGGTGTATTCTCTGAGAAAAAAATTCCTCAGTTAAAATTTAAAAATTTGCGTGAAGGTCGTTATATTAATCAAAGTTTTATTTATTCAGAAGAAAACACTATGTCTGCAATAAACAACATAACTAAATATGCTGATATAAAAAATATGAAACTTGATGATACAGCTTTTTTAGTCTCAAAGATGGTAGATTTATCTGTTTCCTCAAAGTATGACTATTTAATGGAACTTCAAATAATGCATCATATGTAA
- a CDS encoding FAD-dependent oxidoreductase has product MREMESDVIIVGGGASGLAAAIAAAEQGAEVIVFEKANTTGGCANMAMGLLGVETKMQKERLVDCTREGAFQKFMDYTHWRSDARLVKNYIYKSASTIEWLEAMGVKFALPSKYFPGSEATWHIVQPKTGAPGLRAAATMIKAMTDRAEELGVKICLESPIQSLIKDDGEVIGVVAKDKDGEIEAYGSAVIIATGGFGDSPEFINKYTKFEWGKDLFSYRIPGLTGDGISMAWDAGAARDRMDMELVFFAPNTGGYAPIELPFRQPNLFVNLDGERFYDEAVVENPVFSVNAICRQKKRTAFSIIDESIMKEYEKNGLDLINVVTSNISMDDFKQEMNDLIKNGNDVLFIADSIEELAEKAGIDKEGLAKTLNEYNECCKSTDTLFNKNPKYLKPLVGPKFYALKFAPSAYGSLGGIKINYKTEVIDKEDKVIPGLFAAGTDANSICNPDYVFVLPGNTLGFAVNSGRIAGENAVQYIKEHFTEE; this is encoded by the coding sequence ATGCGTGAAATGGAATCAGATGTAATTATCGTAGGTGGAGGAGCATCAGGACTTGCAGCAGCAATTGCAGCAGCAGAACAAGGAGCTGAAGTTATAGTATTTGAAAAAGCAAATACTACTGGTGGGTGTGCTAATATGGCAATGGGTCTTTTAGGAGTAGAGACTAAAATGCAAAAGGAAAGACTTGTTGATTGCACAAGAGAGGGAGCATTTCAAAAATTCATGGATTATACTCACTGGAGATCAGATGCAAGGCTTGTAAAAAATTATATTTATAAATCAGCAAGTACAATTGAGTGGCTAGAGGCTATGGGTGTAAAATTTGCGCTACCATCAAAATATTTCCCAGGTTCAGAAGCAACTTGGCATATTGTTCAGCCAAAGACAGGAGCACCTGGACTTAGAGCAGCTGCAACAATGATTAAAGCAATGACAGACAGAGCAGAAGAATTAGGTGTTAAAATCTGTTTAGAATCACCAATTCAAAGTTTAATAAAAGATGATGGTGAAGTTATAGGAGTAGTTGCAAAGGATAAAGATGGTGAAATTGAAGCATATGGTTCAGCTGTAATTATTGCTACAGGCGGATTTGGAGACAGTCCTGAATTTATTAATAAGTATACAAAATTCGAATGGGGAAAAGATTTATTTTCGTATAGAATTCCAGGACTTACAGGTGATGGAATCAGCATGGCATGGGATGCTGGAGCTGCAAGAGATAGAATGGATATGGAATTAGTTTTCTTTGCACCTAATACAGGTGGATATGCTCCAATTGAACTTCCATTTAGACAACCAAATCTTTTCGTAAATCTAGATGGTGAAAGATTCTATGATGAAGCGGTAGTTGAAAATCCAGTATTCTCAGTTAATGCTATCTGTAGACAAAAAAAAAGAACAGCTTTCTCTATTATAGACGAAAGTATAATGAAAGAATATGAGAAAAATGGCTTAGACTTAATCAATGTTGTTACTTCTAATATAAGTATGGATGATTTTAAACAAGAAATGAATGATCTTATTAAAAATGGAAATGATGTTTTATTTATAGCAGATTCAATTGAAGAATTAGCAGAAAAAGCAGGAATTGATAAAGAAGGTCTTGCAAAGACATTAAATGAATATAATGAATGTTGTAAATCAACTGATACATTATTTAATAAGAATCCAAAATACCTAAAACCATTAGTTGGTCCAAAATTCTATGCTTTAAAATTTGCTCCAAGTGCATATGGAAGCTTAGGTGGAATTAAAATCAATTATAAGACAGAAGTAATTGACAAAGAAGATAAAGTAATACCAGGATTATTTGCAGCAGGAACAGATGCAAACTCTATCTGTAATCCTGACTATGTGTTTGTACTTCCAGGAAATACTCTAGGATTTGCAGTAAATTCAGGTAGAATAGCAGGAGAAAATGCAGTTCAATATATAAAAGAACACTTTACAGAAGAATAG
- a CDS encoding DUF3990 domain-containing protein, giving the protein MLYHASGEVVEFPEVRKSKYTKDFSWGFYCTNNFEQAKKWAKRNREHATVNYYTYRENKNLNILKFEKMTDEWLDFIAACRKGNIHDYDIVEGPMADDTVWNYVNDFLAGEITRNIFWELAKFKYPTHQISFHTLKALDCLKFERSEIINE; this is encoded by the coding sequence ATGTTGTATCATGCATCGGGAGAAGTAGTAGAATTTCCAGAAGTAAGAAAAAGCAAATATACTAAAGATTTTTCATGGGGATTTTATTGCACAAATAATTTTGAACAGGCTAAAAAATGGGCTAAAAGAAATAGAGAGCATGCTACAGTTAACTATTATACTTACAGAGAAAATAAGAATTTGAATATATTAAAATTTGAAAAGATGACAGATGAATGGCTAGATTTTATTGCAGCTTGCAGAAAAGGAAATATTCATGATTACGATATAGTAGAAGGCCCAATGGCTGATGATACTGTTTGGAATTACGTAAATGATTTTTTAGCTGGTGAAATTACTAGAAATATTTTTTGGGAGTTAGCAAAATTTAAATATCCTACTCATCAAATTAGTTTTCATACATTGAAGGCATTGGATTGTCTTAAGTTTGAGAGGAGTGAAATTATAAATGAATGA
- a CDS encoding NADH-ubiquinone oxidoreductase-F iron-sulfur binding region domain-containing protein, producing the protein MLAENIKISGHGIKDTNLIDRWQSREWEELACLFIDDNSQSENIRYLLEQHISKVIDGIKICQKELGIEKVKIYLSECYSNFKMQLESYEIEVVLVGNKKAFEKDAFNEITLVHNAETMYALKNSLEENYIPKKIISIAGDVKNPGIYEIPIGTSLRQIISEYGGGTESEKAIKFVQVGGNTGAVFTEEELDTPFLYSNLMENGTMLEVSKIEVYNIDTCVVNWVTQKMLDNSKETCGKCVYCREGIYQLYKIIKDATEGKGKESDINLAIQLSETIKIGTLCDFGRTASNPLYTAINKFRDEFEKHIDRKICSTLNCIAYANYFIDPKLCNGCGDCMDCPQKAIKGGNNLIHIIDMDCCDKCKKCEEICSVKAVKRYGSVKPKLPAEPIEVGSFDEGALGEKKGLGLGRRRRK; encoded by the coding sequence ATGCTAGCAGAAAATATAAAAATATCAGGACATGGAATAAAAGATACTAATCTCATAGATAGATGGCAAAGCAGGGAATGGGAAGAATTAGCGTGTCTTTTTATTGATGATAATAGTCAAAGTGAAAATATAAGATATTTATTAGAACAGCACATAAGTAAGGTTATTGATGGAATTAAAATATGCCAAAAGGAATTAGGAATAGAGAAAGTTAAAATTTATCTTAGTGAATGTTATAGTAATTTCAAAATGCAATTAGAATCATATGAAATAGAAGTAGTGCTAGTTGGGAATAAGAAAGCTTTTGAAAAAGATGCATTTAATGAAATAACATTAGTACATAATGCAGAAACAATGTATGCACTTAAGAATTCATTGGAAGAAAATTATATCCCTAAAAAGATTATTTCAATAGCTGGAGATGTTAAAAATCCTGGAATCTATGAAATTCCGATTGGAACATCTTTAAGGCAAATTATAAGTGAATATGGCGGCGGAACTGAATCTGAAAAAGCAATAAAATTTGTGCAGGTAGGCGGAAATACAGGTGCTGTTTTCACAGAAGAAGAATTAGACACTCCATTCTTATATTCAAACTTGATGGAAAATGGGACAATGTTAGAAGTATCAAAAATAGAAGTTTATAATATAGATACGTGTGTTGTGAATTGGGTAACTCAAAAAATGCTAGATAACAGCAAAGAGACATGCGGGAAATGCGTATATTGCAGGGAAGGGATTTACCAATTATACAAAATCATTAAGGATGCAACTGAAGGAAAAGGTAAAGAGAGTGACATTAATTTAGCTATCCAGTTAAGTGAAACAATCAAAATCGGAACCTTATGCGATTTCGGAAGAACTGCTTCTAATCCATTATATACAGCTATTAATAAATTTAGAGATGAATTTGAAAAGCATATTGATAGAAAAATTTGTAGTACACTAAATTGTATAGCTTATGCTAATTATTTTATAGATCCAAAGCTTTGTAATGGCTGTGGCGATTGTATGGATTGTCCTCAAAAAGCAATCAAAGGTGGAAATAATCTAATTCATATAATTGATATGGATTGTTGTGATAAATGCAAAAAATGTGAAGAGATATGCAGCGTAAAAGCAGTAAAAAGATATGGCTCAGTAAAACCTAAATTGCCAGCAGAACCAATAGAAGTTGGAAGTTTTGATGAAGGTGCTTTAGGCGAAAAGAAAGGCCTTGGACTTGGAAGAAGACGAAGAAAATAG
- a CDS encoding response regulator codes for MNKIRILIVDDEKLLLESLELILSMNESFAITGLAHDGKEALDILKKEQVDIALVDLNMEGMSGQELILKVKAAYPKIKILVLTTFYDEENIVKAVIHGADGYLLKDAGTKVIVQGIFNVMNGQSMLDSKVMTALANIMSKCSNENTDKNKYHNVDLLKNLTEREIEICQLLSDGYTNSQIAEFLYISEGTVKNYISTIYDKTEIKDRTMLALKLAKIFS; via the coding sequence ATGAATAAAATTAGAATATTGATAGTAGATGATGAAAAACTTCTTTTAGAAAGCCTTGAGTTAATCCTATCTATGAATGAATCTTTTGCAATAACAGGATTAGCGCATGATGGAAAAGAAGCATTAGATATTTTAAAGAAAGAACAAGTAGATATAGCATTAGTAGACTTAAATATGGAAGGAATGTCTGGACAGGAATTGATATTAAAGGTAAAAGCAGCATATCCTAAGATTAAAATACTTGTTTTGACAACTTTTTATGATGAAGAAAACATTGTGAAGGCAGTGATACATGGGGCAGATGGATACTTATTAAAAGATGCAGGAACAAAAGTCATTGTTCAAGGAATTTTTAATGTTATGAATGGCCAAAGCATGCTTGATAGCAAAGTAATGACTGCATTAGCAAATATAATGTCAAAATGCTCAAATGAAAATACAGATAAAAACAAATATCATAACGTTGACTTATTAAAAAATTTAACTGAAAGAGAAATAGAGATTTGTCAGTTGCTTTCGGATGGATATACAAATTCTCAAATAGCAGAGTTCTTATATATTTCTGAAGGTACAGTAAAAAATTATATAAGTACTATTTATGATAAAACGGAAATAAAGGATAGGACAATGTTAGCCTTAAAGCTTGCAAAAATATTTTCTTAA
- a CDS encoding glycoside hydrolase family 32 protein, producing MDKENRKKPKHHVAPKTGFLNDPNGLVQFKGTYHAFYQWLEEVTPQGAKCWRHCVSKDLVHWEDKGIALKPDMWYDKNGCYSGNGIVFNEKIYLFYTGNVRKENGDRETYQCLATSEDGITFQKHGPVIYLPEGYTAHFRDPKVWKDEEEDIWWMIVGAQTSEKKGNVALFWSEDLYNWNYKGNLLPETMNWGYMCECPDMIRLGEEYILIVSRQEKKIENGIEKDSCHAVWMSGEFSKEKGTFTPYKEGIRVDEGFDFYAPQSFVDENKRTLYMSWMGGGEYDYQMSQLSVNDGWLHSFTYPREFIYKNNWLYQKPIKELQSLRNDKIEKHIENEEISLEVRDYYKEMEFILDDENEFNCTILGALKLHYNSNDKILNIKRLNWLTGEFDEKYLNVNESLKMLRVFIDNSSVEIFINEGEKVISSRVYFQDNDIRINSNGKLKLNLWNYKGENINE from the coding sequence ATGGATAAAGAAAATAGGAAAAAACCTAAGCATCATGTTGCACCCAAAACAGGTTTTTTAAATGATCCAAATGGATTAGTACAATTCAAAGGAACATATCATGCTTTTTATCAATGGTTAGAAGAAGTTACACCACAAGGGGCAAAATGCTGGAGACATTGTGTTTCTAAAGATTTAGTTCACTGGGAAGACAAAGGGATAGCATTAAAACCAGATATGTGGTATGACAAAAATGGATGCTATTCTGGAAATGGAATTGTATTTAATGAAAAAATCTATCTGTTTTATACAGGAAATGTAAGAAAAGAAAATGGAGATAGAGAAACTTATCAATGTTTAGCAACTTCAGAAGATGGAATTACATTTCAAAAACATGGACCAGTTATCTATCTGCCAGAAGGATATACAGCACATTTTAGAGATCCAAAAGTTTGGAAAGACGAAGAAGAAGATATATGGTGGATGATAGTAGGGGCACAGACCAGTGAAAAGAAAGGAAATGTAGCACTTTTTTGGTCAGAAGATTTATACAATTGGAATTATAAAGGCAATTTGCTTCCAGAGACTATGAACTGGGGATATATGTGCGAATGTCCAGATATGATTCGCCTTGGAGAAGAGTATATCTTAATTGTCAGCAGGCAAGAGAAGAAGATAGAAAATGGAATAGAAAAAGATAGCTGTCATGCAGTATGGATGAGTGGTGAATTTTCAAAAGAAAAAGGAACATTTACACCATATAAAGAAGGAATTAGAGTAGATGAAGGATTTGATTTTTATGCACCTCAATCTTTTGTAGATGAAAATAAACGAACATTATATATGTCTTGGATGGGGGGCGGTGAATATGACTATCAAATGTCACAGTTATCTGTAAACGATGGATGGCTTCACAGCTTTACATATCCAAGAGAGTTCATATATAAAAATAATTGGTTATATCAGAAACCAATTAAAGAATTACAATCTTTAAGAAATGATAAAATTGAGAAACATATAGAAAATGAAGAAATAAGTCTAGAAGTTAGGGATTACTATAAAGAGATGGAATTCATTTTAGATGATGAAAATGAATTTAATTGTACTATATTAGGAGCGCTTAAACTACATTACAATTCCAATGATAAGATATTAAATATTAAAAGACTTAATTGGCTTACAGGAGAGTTTGATGAAAAATACTTAAATGTTAACGAAAGTTTAAAAATGCTTAGGGTATTTATTGATAACTCATCAGTGGAAATTTTTATAAACGAAGGGGAAAAAGTTATTTCTAGCAGAGTGTATTTTCAGGATAATGATATCCGAATAAATTCTAATGGAAAATTAAAACTAAATTTGTGGAATTACAAGGGGGAAAATATAAATGAGTGA
- a CDS encoding FAD-dependent oxidoreductase — protein sequence MSSIKVIIDNIELCADENKTIMQVAEDADIYIPHLCHHPDLHDVGGCKLCVVEISGKNDIQTACTTKIEEGMIVKTKSEKLDEMRRLSMELMLANHVDDCTTCPKYLKCELQSLIQYLGVSTSRLRRTLNTVLVETENPLIIRDLNRCVACGRCVRACHDIRGVGILDYDKNEEDRIYVGVKNGLSLSDANCRFCGACVEVCPTGALQDKKGVFKDGNRDDVLVPCKHECPAGINVPKYVRYIKDGNFDEAAAVIREKAPFPKSLGLVCMRFCESACRRKDINGAVSIRELKRFASETDSYKWKDKSFKKDKTDKKAAIIGSGPAGLTTAYYLAKLGHAVDVYEKLPVAGGMLSAGIPDYRLPKEVVESEIDVIREAGVNIITNSKVESLKELKENYDAVVIAIGTDKGVRIPIPGSDLKDVYVNIDFLRRDLIEIDIEMKKSVVVLGGGNVAFDCARSAKRLGAESVAVVCLEGKGNMTASDEEIEEAIEEGIQIYNSRTFVKIEDNNGNASGIVCQEVEDFHFDENKKLILNIKENSEHLIKGEMIIFATGQRADLGAFEEIELNGRGLVNIDDCYKTNEDGIFAVGDAVTGTASVIQAIAGARKAVSSIDKYLGGDGVIDEVLSSEQPLDPMIGMEEDFAKKECSHYKCVPVDKRINNFNLMTVGFDTKTAQCEASRCLQCDLRPKLTKAKFWTEYKVK from the coding sequence ATGAGTAGTATAAAAGTCATAATAGATAATATAGAATTATGCGCTGATGAAAATAAAACAATTATGCAAGTAGCTGAAGATGCTGATATTTATATTCCACATCTTTGCCATCATCCAGATCTTCATGATGTTGGAGGATGCAAATTATGTGTAGTTGAAATATCAGGAAAAAATGATATACAAACAGCATGTACAACGAAAATTGAAGAAGGAATGATTGTTAAAACAAAATCAGAAAAACTTGATGAGATGAGAAGATTGTCAATGGAACTTATGCTTGCTAACCATGTAGACGATTGTACTACATGTCCAAAGTATTTAAAATGCGAATTGCAATCATTAATTCAATATTTAGGTGTCAGTACTTCAAGATTAAGAAGAACTCTTAATACTGTTCTTGTTGAAACAGAAAACCCATTAATTATTAGAGACTTAAACCGATGTGTAGCATGTGGCAGATGTGTAAGAGCTTGCCATGATATCAGAGGTGTTGGAATTTTAGATTATGATAAAAATGAAGAAGATAGAATTTATGTTGGAGTTAAAAATGGATTATCATTATCAGATGCAAACTGCCGTTTTTGTGGGGCTTGTGTTGAAGTATGTCCAACAGGAGCTCTTCAAGATAAAAAAGGTGTATTCAAAGATGGAAATAGAGATGATGTATTAGTTCCATGTAAGCATGAATGTCCAGCAGGAATTAATGTTCCTAAATATGTTCGTTACATAAAGGACGGAAATTTTGATGAAGCAGCAGCAGTAATTCGTGAAAAAGCACCATTTCCTAAATCATTAGGACTTGTATGTATGCGCTTTTGTGAATCTGCGTGTAGAAGAAAAGATATAAATGGAGCAGTTTCAATACGTGAATTAAAAAGATTTGCATCTGAAACTGATTCTTATAAGTGGAAAGATAAATCATTTAAAAAGGATAAAACTGACAAGAAGGCTGCAATTATTGGATCAGGACCAGCAGGGCTTACAACAGCTTACTATCTTGCGAAACTTGGACATGCAGTAGATGTATATGAAAAACTCCCAGTGGCAGGAGGGATGCTATCAGCAGGTATTCCAGATTATAGACTTCCTAAAGAAGTTGTAGAATCTGAAATAGATGTAATTCGCGAAGCAGGAGTAAATATTATTACTAACAGTAAGGTAGAATCTTTAAAAGAATTAAAAGAGAATTATGATGCAGTTGTAATTGCTATAGGAACAGATAAAGGTGTAAGAATTCCAATCCCTGGGTCTGATTTGAAAGATGTATATGTAAATATTGATTTTTTAAGAAGAGATTTGATAGAGATAGACATTGAAATGAAGAAATCAGTTGTTGTTTTGGGTGGCGGAAATGTGGCATTTGATTGTGCAAGATCAGCAAAGAGATTAGGAGCTGAAAGTGTTGCAGTTGTTTGTTTAGAAGGAAAGGGAAACATGACTGCTAGCGATGAAGAAATCGAAGAAGCAATTGAAGAAGGAATTCAAATTTACAATAGCAGAACTTTTGTGAAAATTGAAGACAATAATGGGAATGCTTCGGGGATAGTATGTCAGGAAGTTGAAGATTTCCACTTTGATGAAAATAAGAAATTAATATTAAATATCAAAGAAAACTCAGAACATTTAATCAAAGGTGAAATGATAATTTTTGCAACAGGCCAAAGAGCAGACCTTGGAGCATTTGAAGAAATTGAGCTTAACGGAAGAGGTCTAGTAAATATTGACGATTGTTATAAAACTAATGAAGATGGAATCTTTGCTGTTGGAGATGCAGTGACAGGAACAGCATCTGTAATTCAGGCAATAGCAGGAGCAAGAAAAGCTGTATCAAGTATTGATAAATATTTAGGTGGAGATGGAGTTATAGATGAAGTCTTATCATCTGAACAGCCTTTAGATCCAATGATAGGAATGGAAGAAGATTTTGCTAAAAAGGAATGTAGTCATTATAAATGTGTTCCGGTTGATAAAAGAATAAATAATTTTAATTTAATGACAGTGGGATTTGATACAAAAACTGCACAATGTGAGGCTTCTAGATGTCTTCAATGTGATTTGCGTCCAAAACTTACAAAGGCAAAATTCTGGACTGAATATAAGGTGAAGTAA